Proteins co-encoded in one Thermochromatium tepidum ATCC 43061 genomic window:
- a CDS encoding Uma2 family endonuclease → MTIPSTLLQADALGIRLEIVNGLPIWEAQPVYRHQKQIDRIVRSLRGTRDTDDACGCIYAIDVYVQFAGGLKRPDISIFCREPPEDQQDSVLTLIPEAVIEVVSKGYEAKDLEIGPPFYLSQGVKDVVVFDPATLLVLHVRKDGAIRQVSPVKIALECGCEAIV, encoded by the coding sequence ATGACGATCCCCAGTACCCTGTTACAGGCCGACGCGCTCGGCATTCGTCTCGAAATCGTCAATGGTCTGCCCATCTGGGAGGCGCAACCCGTCTACCGACATCAGAAGCAGATCGACCGCATCGTCAGGAGTCTGCGCGGTACCCGCGACACGGATGACGCCTGCGGCTGTATCTACGCCATCGATGTCTATGTTCAATTCGCCGGCGGCCTGAAACGACCGGATATCTCGATCTTTTGCCGAGAGCCGCCCGAAGATCAGCAGGATAGCGTGCTGACCCTGATCCCGGAGGCTGTCATCGAGGTGGTCAGCAAGGGCTACGAGGCCAAGGACCTTGAAATCGGTCCGCCGTTTTATCTGTCGCAGGGCGTCAAGGATGTTGTGGTGTTTGATCCGGCGACACTGTTGGTGCTGCATGTGCGCAAGGACGGCGCGATCCGTCAGGTTTCGCCGGTCAAAATTGCGCTGGAGTGCGGCTGCGAAGCAATCGTTTAA